A window from Akkermansia muciniphila encodes these proteins:
- a CDS encoding sodium ion-translocating decarboxylase subunit beta has protein sequence MSLFDSLITFLQGMGIFSLSWQMVGMWGIAVLLLYLGVAKQYEPLLMVPIAFGALIANIPDNGMLITQLNQQVISSNKAGEVTATSLNNVGYLRVHVAPLQQAPVKVPANLTTPEARAQYLANMEQPMQVYPGSPLTVSQIKPVRESQEKAKADAALLGDDSLTVDPNLKDFHNVTEADANDPVYLLTNGGATTVLRQKGVNYFDTEGNQVPVNLETQKLEPLVVSAAGKYVAVGQHTQELLVTSIHGGLYDWIGLGIKAEIFPPIIFLGVGALTDFGPLLAAPRTLLLGAAAQVGVAATFFMALFMGFTPNESASIGIIGGADGPTSIFLTMKLAPHLLGAVAVAAYTYMALVPLIQPPIMALLTTKKERVIRMKSLRTVSKSEKLFFAVLVTIVTILLIPDASPLIGMLMLGNFLRECKVTERLVQASQNEIINIVTIFLGTSVGLTMQGDRFLQKETLLIILLGIVAFGVATAGGVIAAKLMNLIWRKNPVNPLIGSAGVSAVPMAARVSHNVGQKYDPSNYLLMHAMGPNVAGVIGTAVIAGYYIATLAR, from the coding sequence ATGAGTCTTTTTGATTCATTAATCACCTTTTTACAGGGGATGGGCATCTTCTCCCTATCATGGCAAATGGTAGGGATGTGGGGCATTGCCGTCCTTCTCCTGTACCTGGGTGTGGCCAAGCAATATGAACCTCTGCTGATGGTTCCGATTGCCTTTGGCGCTCTCATCGCCAACATTCCGGACAACGGAATGCTCATCACCCAGCTGAACCAGCAGGTCATCTCCTCCAATAAGGCGGGGGAAGTGACCGCCACGTCCCTGAACAACGTGGGCTACCTGCGCGTTCACGTGGCTCCGCTCCAGCAGGCACCCGTCAAGGTGCCGGCCAACCTGACCACGCCTGAAGCGCGCGCCCAGTATCTGGCAAACATGGAACAGCCCATGCAGGTTTACCCCGGCAGCCCGCTGACCGTCTCCCAGATCAAGCCCGTGCGGGAATCCCAGGAAAAAGCCAAGGCTGACGCCGCCCTTCTGGGGGACGACAGCCTGACGGTGGACCCCAACCTGAAGGACTTCCACAACGTGACGGAAGCGGACGCCAACGATCCGGTCTACCTGCTCACGAACGGTGGAGCCACCACCGTTCTGCGCCAGAAGGGAGTCAACTACTTTGACACGGAAGGCAACCAGGTTCCGGTGAATCTGGAAACGCAGAAGCTGGAACCCCTGGTGGTCTCCGCCGCAGGCAAGTACGTGGCCGTAGGCCAGCACACCCAGGAACTACTGGTCACCTCCATCCATGGGGGCCTGTACGACTGGATCGGGCTGGGCATCAAGGCTGAAATCTTCCCGCCCATCATCTTCCTGGGCGTGGGGGCCCTGACGGACTTCGGCCCGCTGCTCGCCGCACCGCGCACCCTTCTTCTGGGCGCAGCGGCCCAGGTGGGCGTGGCAGCCACCTTCTTCATGGCCCTGTTCATGGGCTTCACGCCCAATGAATCCGCCTCCATCGGCATCATCGGCGGCGCTGACGGCCCCACCTCCATCTTCCTGACGATGAAGCTGGCTCCGCACCTGCTGGGTGCCGTGGCCGTGGCCGCGTACACGTACATGGCACTGGTTCCGCTGATACAGCCGCCCATCATGGCGCTGCTGACCACGAAGAAGGAGCGCGTCATCCGCATGAAATCCCTGCGAACGGTCAGCAAGAGTGAAAAACTGTTCTTCGCCGTGCTGGTAACCATTGTCACCATCCTGCTGATTCCGGACGCCTCTCCGCTGATCGGCATGCTGATGCTGGGCAACTTCCTGCGCGAGTGCAAGGTGACGGAACGCCTGGTGCAGGCCTCCCAGAATGAAATCATCAACATCGTCACCATCTTCCTGGGCACCTCCGTGGGTCTGACGATGCAGGGTGACCGCTTCCTGCAGAAGGAAACGCTGCTGATCATTCTGCTGGGCATTGTCGCCTTCGGCGTAGCCACCGCGGGCGGCGTGATTGCCGCCAAGCTCATGAACCTCATCTGGCGCAAGAATCCGGTCAATCCCCTGATCGGTTCCGCTGGCGTCTCCGCCGTTCCGATGGCGGCGCGCGTCTCCCACAATGTGGGCCAGAAGTACGATCCCTCCAACTACCTTCTCATGCACGCCATGGGACCGAACGTTGCGGGCGTGATCGGCACCGCAGTCATCGCAGGCTACTACATCGCCACCCTGGCGAGATAA
- a CDS encoding biotin--[acetyl-CoA-carboxylase] ligase: MNSTAPSPTPPEEEGPCGDWTYHEWAEASSTNDLARSLPPRHIAVCRVQKSGRGRFNRKWVGEEGGLWSSFTVPLDTAAGVHWGHLPLVAGLALLNMLRSMGIANARLRWPNDVLIEKSKLAGILVERPSAHMAVIGMGINIFNDVASIAGEIKDPPARLADLVQDCPSPHDVMASLGRHLDQVFSTFAHGGIPALQEGLAQAWAGKRPVSILTDDETIRGIFTGIDDQGNPVVSLPAGSLRTVPAHLINRLVEEQA, encoded by the coding sequence ATGAATTCCACCGCCCCATCCCCCACTCCTCCAGAGGAGGAAGGACCATGCGGCGACTGGACCTATCATGAATGGGCCGAGGCTTCTTCCACCAATGACCTGGCCCGTTCCCTGCCCCCCCGCCACATTGCCGTCTGCCGCGTGCAGAAGAGCGGCCGCGGCAGGTTCAACCGCAAATGGGTAGGGGAAGAAGGCGGCCTGTGGTCCTCCTTCACCGTTCCCCTGGATACTGCAGCCGGTGTGCACTGGGGCCATCTGCCCCTGGTTGCAGGGCTGGCCCTGCTCAACATGCTCCGCAGCATGGGCATTGCCAACGCGCGCCTGCGCTGGCCCAACGACGTCCTCATAGAAAAATCCAAACTGGCGGGCATTCTTGTGGAGCGCCCCTCCGCGCACATGGCCGTCATCGGCATGGGCATCAACATTTTCAATGACGTGGCCTCTATAGCCGGAGAAATCAAGGACCCTCCCGCAAGGCTCGCGGATCTTGTTCAGGACTGTCCCTCACCGCATGACGTCATGGCTTCCCTCGGCAGGCATTTGGACCAGGTTTTTTCTACCTTTGCCCATGGCGGCATCCCCGCCCTTCAGGAGGGGCTGGCGCAAGCATGGGCCGGGAAAAGGCCGGTTTCCATCCTTACGGATGACGAAACCATCCGGGGAATCTTTACGGGGATTGACGATCAGGGCAATCCTGTGGTATCCCTTCCGGCCGGTTCCCTCCGGACCGTCCCGGCACATCTGATCAACAGGCTTGTTGAAGAACAAGCCTGA